The sequence below is a genomic window from Rhodanobacteraceae bacterium.
GCAATGGCCGCAGCACGGAGAACAATTTCTTGAGGCGCACGGGATCGGCCCCGAGGTGCTCGGCGTGGACGCCTTGCGCCATGCGCAGGTAGTGGTGATAGGCCGCGGGCGCCTTGAACGCTGCGACCAGCGCCGGCGGTGGCGCAATCGCCACGAGTTCCTCGATGGATTGGGCAAACACGCCGCGCACGTCGGTGTCACTGGCATCGTTGGCGGTGCCGTATGCGCGGCTGCCGGATACGCACTCGAAGACGATGCGGTGACGCTCGGCCCGCAGGAGAGTGTCCAGGATCATATTGCTGATAGATGGTGCCCGCGGGCCGCCCGTCGGGTTCATTCCGGGCGTCGTTCAGATTGGTGGCGATCGTTACGGCGGTAGCGTCGGTAGCTCACCGCGGAGGCCTGCAGACGGGTCAAGCCGCGGTAGCCCATGGCTTGATCTGGGCCGGTTCTTTGGCCAACGTGTCGCCCAGCGGTCGCAGCGTCGTAGGTCGAGTTGCAGCCCTGTCCAGAAGCCTTCGGACATGCCGAAGAAACGCGACAGGCGCAGGCCGGATCCACGGTAACGGCGCGCTGCCCGCGACAATCTCGCCAATGCGTCGCTGCGGCACGATCTCCTTGGCCAGCCGGTACTGGCGGATGCCCATCGGCTCCAGGAACTCGTGCATCAGGATCTCACCGGGATGCGGGTAGGGAATCTTTCGCATGGCAGTCCTCCTCAGTGGTAATCGACGATCTCAACGTCCTTGGGCCCACTCTCCGTCCAGACGAAGCACACGCGCCA
It includes:
- a CDS encoding nucleotidyltransferase domain-containing protein codes for the protein MILDTLLRAERHRIVFECVSGSRAYGTANDASDTDVRGVFAQSIEELVAIAPPPALVAAFKAPAAYHHYLRMAQGVHAEHLGADPVRLKKLFSVLRPLLACRWIRHAGSHPPTALLAAPWVSDHERGMIAELEAAKAMAGEGERVVLQAAVREWLESELLNATDAATRLRSSAEMRAESLDRLMVEVVAAAWA